In Deltaproteobacteria bacterium HGW-Deltaproteobacteria-6, a single window of DNA contains:
- a CDS encoding RNA-binding protein: protein MKELIKYISQSLVDNPDKVEVTEVIGEQTSVIELRVAKEDLGKVIGKQGRTAKAIRTILSATSAKVHKRAVLEIIE from the coding sequence ATGAAGGAATTGATCAAGTATATCTCTCAATCTTTAGTTGATAATCCCGACAAAGTGGAAGTAACTGAAGTCATCGGTGAGCAAACGTCCGTCATTGAGTTGCGTGTGGCAAAGGAAGATTTAGGAAAAGTTATCGGAAAGCAGGGAAGAACCGCTAAGGCTATCCGCACGATTTTGAGTGCGACGTCTGCCAAGGTGCATAAACGGGCGGTTCTGGAAATTATTGAATAG
- a CDS encoding 30S ribosomal protein S16: MAVKIRLTRMGAKGKPFYRIVAADKEYPRDGRFLEILGNYDPKKNPAEITLKEDRVRDWLSKGAKPTLTVSHLLKTKGIEASVK; this comes from the coding sequence ATGGCAGTTAAAATAAGACTAACTCGTATGGGCGCTAAAGGCAAACCATTTTACCGTATTGTAGCAGCGGATAAGGAATATCCCCGCGATGGAAGATTTTTAGAAATATTAGGGAATTATGATCCCAAAAAAAATCCCGCAGAAATAACTTTAAAAGAAGATCGCGTTCGCGATTGGTTGTCCAAGGGAGCTAAACCGACGCTGACCGTTTCTCATTTATTGAAAACTAAAGGCATTGAAGCCAGCGTTAAATAG
- the rimM gene encoding 16S rRNA processing protein RimM: protein MDLFVFGKIVKTHGLRGCLKVLSFLESQNILDGLDFIYLESKSGRKSRHEVKKINPSGKFLFLELKDVVDVDKAQEFVGASLSFPRDLLEVLPDDEYYWQDIIGLDAYTMEGRHLGRIESIFPTGSNDVYVCRGDDGEILIPAIADAIMRIDLEGRRITVKLLEGL from the coding sequence ATGGATCTTTTTGTATTTGGGAAGATCGTCAAAACGCATGGTCTTCGCGGCTGTCTTAAAGTTCTGTCTTTTCTGGAATCACAAAATATTTTGGACGGACTTGATTTTATTTATCTGGAATCAAAGTCCGGCCGAAAAAGCCGTCATGAAGTTAAAAAGATAAATCCTTCCGGGAAATTTCTCTTTCTTGAATTGAAAGATGTTGTGGATGTGGACAAAGCGCAGGAGTTTGTGGGGGCGTCGTTGTCATTTCCACGGGATTTGCTTGAAGTTCTGCCGGATGATGAATATTACTGGCAGGACATCATCGGACTTGACGCCTATACAATGGAAGGTCGCCATCTGGGCCGGATCGAGTCAATATTCCCAACAGGGAGTAATGATGTTTATGTTTGCCGGGGAGATGATGGAGAAATTCTCATTCCGGCAATTGCCGATGCCATCATGCGGATAGACCTTGAAGGACGCAGAATAACCGTAAAACTGCTGGAAGGCCTTTAA
- a CDS encoding tRNA (guanosine(37)-N1)-methyltransferase TrmD: MRFDILSVFPEMLHSPLQFSLLKKAQEKGLIEIGLHDIRDWAEDKHHMTDDAPYGGGCGMVMKVEPVERALAAVKRTDVQSLVILMTPQGEKFSQKIASELSEKKHLILICGRYEGFDERIRQHLADREISIGDYILTGGELSSLVVVDAVSRLIPGVLGNDESATTESFSGGLLEYPQYTRPAEYKGWCVPDVLVSGNHAQIEQWRRIEALKRTWRRRPDLLEKIELSGEDEKKLEKIKLDQI; the protein is encoded by the coding sequence ATCCGATTTGATATTTTGTCTGTTTTCCCGGAAATGTTGCATTCCCCCCTCCAATTCAGTCTTTTGAAAAAAGCCCAGGAAAAGGGGCTGATCGAAATCGGTCTGCATGATATTCGCGATTGGGCGGAAGACAAGCATCACATGACCGATGATGCTCCCTATGGCGGCGGATGCGGGATGGTGATGAAAGTTGAACCGGTGGAGCGGGCGTTGGCGGCGGTGAAGCGCACGGATGTTCAGTCGCTGGTGATTTTGATGACCCCTCAGGGTGAAAAGTTCAGTCAGAAAATCGCCTCCGAGCTTTCGGAAAAAAAACACCTCATTTTAATTTGCGGACGTTACGAAGGATTTGATGAGAGAATCAGACAACATCTGGCAGACCGGGAAATATCCATCGGTGATTATATTTTAACGGGAGGGGAACTTTCCTCACTGGTAGTCGTCGATGCGGTCTCCCGCTTGATTCCCGGCGTCCTGGGAAACGATGAATCCGCAACGACGGAATCTTTTTCAGGAGGACTTCTGGAATATCCGCAATATACGAGGCCTGCCGAATATAAAGGATGGTGTGTTCCCGATGTGCTGGTTTCCGGAAATCACGCGCAGATTGAACAGTGGCGAAGGATCGAAGCGCTTAAAAGGACCTGGCGCAGAAGGCCGGATTTACTTGAAAAAATAGAATTATCCGGAGAGGATGAAAAGAAATTGGAAAAAATTAAGCTGGATCAGATATAA